The Shewanella zhangzhouensis genome has a window encoding:
- a CDS encoding DUF2797 domain-containing protein, which translates to MQGTLRKMRTGLDEQGQASYRLPIGEHEIALNPLIGKPVKLIFSGNIYCCNCGKKTKKSYSEGHCYVCMQKLASCDMCILKPETCHYDQGTCREPEWGDSHCFVPHFVYLSNTSGLKVGITRHTQIPTRWIDQGATQGLPILKVASRKISGLIEVEIAKLVADKTHWQAMLKGNNANMDLAAEAARLLSEVAPVIAEVRNQYGEDAVQELVSQPQPIAFPVSAFPTKVKSFNLDKEPLIDAVLTGIKGQYLIFDTGVINIRKYTGYEISFEC; encoded by the coding sequence ATGCAAGGAACATTAAGAAAAATGCGCACCGGGCTCGATGAGCAGGGTCAGGCCAGTTATCGCCTGCCCATTGGTGAGCACGAAATCGCACTGAATCCGCTGATTGGAAAGCCAGTGAAGCTCATCTTCTCGGGCAATATCTATTGCTGTAATTGCGGCAAGAAGACCAAGAAAAGCTACTCCGAAGGCCACTGCTATGTGTGCATGCAAAAACTCGCCAGCTGCGACATGTGCATCCTGAAACCCGAAACCTGCCATTACGACCAGGGTACCTGCCGCGAGCCTGAGTGGGGCGACAGCCACTGCTTTGTGCCCCACTTTGTGTACCTGTCGAACACATCCGGGCTTAAGGTGGGCATTACCCGTCACACCCAGATCCCTACCCGCTGGATAGATCAGGGCGCAACACAGGGTCTGCCTATTCTCAAAGTGGCTTCCCGTAAAATATCGGGGCTGATTGAAGTGGAAATCGCCAAGCTCGTGGCCGATAAAACCCACTGGCAGGCCATGCTCAAGGGTAACAATGCCAATATGGATTTGGCCGCCGAAGCCGCGCGTTTACTCAGTGAAGTGGCGCCTGTGATTGCAGAGGTTCGCAATCAATATGGCGAGGATGCGGTGCAGGAACTGGTGAGCCAACCACAGCCCATTGCGTTCCCGGTGTCAGCGTTTCCCACCAAGGTGAAGTCATTCAACCTGGACAAGGAACCGCTTATCGATGCGGTGCTGACCGGCATCAAGGGCCAGTACCTGATTTTTGATACCGGTGTAATCAATATTCGCAAATACACGGGCTACGAAATCAGTTT